The following are encoded in a window of Kitasatospora fiedleri genomic DNA:
- a CDS encoding polymorphic toxin-type HINT domain-containing protein: protein MERKEVKEASATIDLAKARSADRVQATGLPVWLAPADPMAPRVEAASGSVDVTQLSSKAAAAAGVDGLLVKLEPKNVKDAGKVQVALDVSALDAASAGAFSQRGRLVLLPSCALTTPDVQACRTKTPVAAHVDADRKQVVADVDLSARATPSSQSAFAATGAQSGAGPMLLAQDTTASGGGGDYKASDLNPSAGWSAGSSSGGMTYSYAVQSPSTLGGQVPAVSFGYDSSSVDGKTSATNSQASWIGDGWDYTPGFIERTYKPCDKAGIADSGDLCWAGQNATMSLGGHSGQLVRDDNSGVWRLKDDDGTKIEFRTGASNGAENGEYVKVTDTSGNAYYFGANHLPAADGSGVTGTGPATNSVSTVPVYSPAAGDPCNAKTWCQMAQRWGLDYIVDAHGNLVTVTWSPETNSYSRGGGQNKGTGTRTAYVRANLPARIAYGQLLGEQLAAGGTLEPAARIDFTTAERCLADESFDCDPAKRTVANKLKWPDVPVDQECKSDGACTNVSPTFFTTRRLVGIDTAVRSNNTWKNVDSYVLTQSFPPTGDAGGEVPLWLDRIQRTGKASTADSPSVPLPPVSFGYQMLPNRVDGVASSANGATFLDNHRPRISTIQTETGGTLHVDYELPGCSRLQNVMPRAEDDNDMACFPVRWTPPGSLAGADPILDWFNHYRVKSTTVEDLAGTSSKLTVTAYTYGKAAWHRDDSEYTDPKSRTWGDFRGFATVTAVTGADDTPKTKTRTTYLQGMDGDRTRTGSRSVRVADALGETVTDDDWLSGNVLQNETFDNAGDTAAAAVTVNRLTQPSSTATHAKTGNTTLDVPLVARYPGTVSTSTTKEKKTDGSDQVTSTTTTMDPAANNRVTSVLGRATGLPDTCVRTTYATGPDPQRTDLVAETLMVSGTDACTAKPAAGNTVSGARAFYDGKPYQQAGATADPTSSQVLGSFDGTGNAGYVATSTSTFDAYGRVATVTDPLSTDAQHPKGTATTTTTYTVAAAGELPTSVTSTSPAPGSTGTWKTVTTLDPRRNLPLSVTDLNGKTTNEAYDALGRLTAVWQPGRATTVPANLTYAYTLDPDRKVPAYVTSSSLTSDTTPPTYHRSIEIMDGLGRTRQTQENAVGTGTYTGRLISDTLYDSHGRAYKTNAPWYNSSAPSGTLVVPDTTPDAADAAIPSQTVLAFDGRGRTVTSTFRSMGADQWSTTTAYPGADRVDTTPPKGSAPTTTVTDARGRTGELWQYGTATPTGQAADATITRYTYTVDGKPLTRKDAAGNTWSYEYDQRGRQTKATDPDSGVSLQTWDDAGHLTSATDARNTTLSYTYDLIGRKTGSFQGGTGAANQLAAWTFDTVTNGKGKPASSTRYTSGAGGPAYTTAVTGYDDAYRATGTTITIPGTEVGQAAGTTFTYTTSSTYDRVTGNVQTTKLPAVGDLPSEELGYSYGIDGILQGYGGLVTYDRQTQVDAFGRPTSTVVNPYGTQVVARTVYDQATGQTLSQSVDRQTQAAAPTQLTAYTYNPAGRVTSITDTPDNAPALADRQCFSYDALGRLTTAWTDKGGITTPAAGEHKALSQGACTNTTPTSGAVAPATNTVGGGNPYWQDYTYDVTGNRTSRTDHAVGSSAPVVLNPSQITQIAAASDAGQSWGVALADGKVWTSRQNADGTWGLYTDLMAQAGPLSSVTSVSAAVSNGQLQVMAVAGGKLWHTLRKADGTWQAWGDVSSVVGALASPSQLALTATSSGLEVLTFSGGKLWHTLRRADGTWQTQGWGDVFSVVGTLSNPTQMAAAATGSGLEIGVSAGGKLWHTVRRADGTWQTQGWGDVYSVTGALTGAQTGAGQLALANTTAGLQVVNLASGKPWHVIRNSAGQWTTWADVTSTAGAVPALTTIGAVGYGTDLKLLGAGSGKIDYSKRNDSSSTWSPWTQLLQTATANTTTTSTYPAAGTANTPTGGGAGTGGAHALLGASSTGPSGVSSANLKYDAAGNTTEIADTSGKTTYTWNSEGRLAKTSQAAGDTTYLYDADGNQLIRRNPGGKITISLGADEATYDLTTKTLSGTRYYPMPNGITAVRTGSAPTLSFQISDHHGTGTLAVDSATLQVARRPSDPFGNPRGTQPTTWAGDHGFVGGTKDDTTGLTNLGAREYQPLLGRFLSPDPLLGPADPQQWNGYAYSNNDPVSSSDPTGLFHAALTDGGGSGDVVTDDSTPDTSSSPVAAQSDNSNKTKVKKKSFWGKVADWGYHHGGEVLGAALETVTYAGCWVGATAGAPETGGTSLLAAAAGCGAASAAIGAWTTNILTPGADHSLGGVATDMAVAASVGALFSAGSHAAGELIAPLVRKVIGGAADEATALGRAGAEPEPSGGCPNSFPAGTPVLLADGTAKPIDQLAQGDQVTATDPETDTTSAETVTNTFTTPDDQEFTTLTLTTGEGPAPLHTLTSTQHHPFWDVTTGQWTDAAELKASDKVRTDTGSTVTVLKVTNYLTAPTTAYNLTVADLHTYYVLAGTTPVLVHNTSPVGPGCATGKAPRTPDGKFSKRNGEPGTDGSLDERTVLDQLELDGAPVIRGQVYARVPGFPLRKYDGAVQIDGRWLGVETKGGTSPLTPPQRVFDNWLNTPGNSVTTSGGITLEGTFNAWVPR, encoded by the coding sequence GTGGAACGCAAGGAGGTCAAGGAGGCCTCTGCGACCATCGATCTGGCGAAGGCTCGCTCCGCCGACCGGGTGCAGGCGACCGGCCTCCCGGTGTGGCTGGCACCGGCCGATCCGATGGCGCCGCGCGTCGAAGCGGCTTCGGGGTCGGTCGACGTCACGCAACTGTCGTCCAAGGCCGCCGCCGCGGCCGGCGTCGACGGCCTGCTGGTGAAGCTGGAGCCCAAGAACGTCAAGGATGCCGGCAAGGTCCAGGTGGCCCTGGACGTCTCGGCGCTCGACGCCGCCAGCGCCGGAGCGTTCTCGCAGCGCGGCCGGCTCGTCCTCCTCCCCTCCTGCGCGCTGACCACCCCGGACGTCCAGGCGTGCCGCACCAAGACTCCGGTGGCCGCGCACGTGGACGCCGACCGCAAGCAGGTCGTCGCCGACGTCGACCTGTCCGCCCGGGCGACGCCCTCGTCGCAGTCGGCCTTCGCGGCGACCGGCGCGCAGTCGGGCGCGGGCCCGATGCTGCTGGCGCAGGACACGACCGCGTCCGGCGGCGGCGGCGACTACAAGGCGTCCGACCTGAACCCGTCGGCCGGGTGGAGCGCGGGCAGTTCCAGCGGTGGAATGACGTACTCGTACGCCGTGCAGAGCCCGTCCACGCTCGGCGGCCAGGTGCCGGCGGTCAGCTTCGGGTACGACTCCTCGTCCGTGGACGGCAAGACGTCGGCGACCAACTCGCAGGCGTCCTGGATCGGCGACGGCTGGGACTACACCCCGGGTTTCATCGAGCGCACCTACAAGCCGTGTGACAAGGCCGGGATCGCCGACTCGGGCGACCTGTGCTGGGCGGGCCAGAACGCGACCATGTCGCTCGGCGGGCACTCCGGTCAGCTGGTCCGCGACGACAACAGCGGCGTGTGGCGGCTGAAGGACGACGACGGAACGAAGATCGAGTTCCGGACCGGAGCGTCCAACGGCGCGGAGAACGGCGAGTACGTCAAGGTCACCGACACCTCCGGCAACGCCTACTACTTCGGCGCCAACCACCTGCCCGCCGCGGACGGCAGCGGCGTGACCGGCACCGGCCCGGCGACCAACTCGGTCTCCACCGTGCCCGTCTACTCGCCCGCCGCCGGGGACCCGTGCAACGCCAAGACCTGGTGCCAGATGGCCCAGCGCTGGGGCCTGGACTACATCGTCGACGCCCACGGCAACCTGGTCACCGTCACCTGGTCCCCCGAGACCAACTCCTACTCCCGCGGCGGCGGTCAGAACAAGGGCACCGGCACCCGCACCGCCTACGTGCGCGCCAACCTGCCCGCCCGGATCGCCTACGGGCAGCTCCTGGGCGAGCAGCTCGCGGCCGGCGGCACGCTGGAGCCCGCCGCGCGGATCGACTTCACGACCGCGGAGCGCTGCCTGGCGGACGAGTCCTTCGACTGCGACCCGGCCAAGCGGACCGTCGCCAACAAGCTGAAGTGGCCCGACGTCCCGGTCGACCAGGAGTGCAAGTCCGACGGGGCCTGCACCAATGTCAGCCCCACCTTCTTCACCACCCGCCGCCTGGTCGGGATCGACACCGCCGTCCGCAGCAACAACACCTGGAAGAACGTCGACTCCTACGTCCTGACCCAGAGCTTCCCGCCGACGGGCGACGCCGGCGGCGAAGTCCCGCTCTGGCTCGACCGCATCCAGCGCACCGGCAAGGCGTCCACCGCCGACTCGCCGTCCGTCCCGCTGCCGCCGGTCTCCTTCGGCTACCAGATGCTGCCCAACCGCGTCGACGGCGTCGCCTCCTCCGCCAACGGGGCGACCTTCCTCGACAACCACCGCCCCCGGATCTCGACGATCCAGACCGAGACCGGCGGCACCCTCCACGTCGACTACGAACTGCCCGGCTGCTCGCGGCTCCAGAACGTCATGCCGCGGGCCGAGGACGACAACGACATGGCGTGCTTCCCGGTGCGGTGGACCCCGCCGGGCTCGCTCGCCGGAGCCGACCCGATCCTCGACTGGTTCAACCACTACCGGGTCAAGTCGACCACCGTCGAGGACCTGGCCGGCACCTCCAGCAAGCTCACCGTCACCGCCTACACGTACGGCAAGGCGGCCTGGCACCGCGACGACAGCGAGTACACCGACCCCAAGTCCCGGACCTGGGGCGACTTCCGCGGCTTCGCCACCGTCACCGCCGTCACCGGCGCGGACGACACCCCCAAGACCAAGACCCGCACCACCTACCTGCAGGGCATGGACGGGGACAGGACCCGCACCGGCAGCCGCTCCGTCCGCGTGGCGGACGCCCTCGGCGAGACCGTCACCGACGACGACTGGCTGTCCGGCAACGTCCTCCAGAACGAGACCTTCGACAACGCCGGCGACACCGCCGCGGCAGCCGTCACCGTCAACCGGCTGACGCAGCCGTCCTCCACGGCCACGCACGCCAAGACCGGGAACACCACGCTCGACGTGCCGCTGGTCGCACGCTACCCGGGCACGGTCAGCACCTCCACCACCAAGGAGAAGAAGACCGACGGCTCGGACCAGGTCACCAGCACCACGACCACCATGGACCCGGCCGCCAACAACCGCGTCACCTCCGTGCTCGGCAGGGCCACCGGCCTGCCCGACACCTGCGTGCGCACCACGTACGCCACCGGACCCGACCCGCAGCGCACCGACCTGGTGGCCGAGACGCTGATGGTCAGCGGCACGGACGCCTGCACCGCCAAGCCGGCCGCCGGCAACACGGTGTCCGGGGCCCGCGCGTTCTACGACGGCAAGCCCTACCAGCAGGCGGGCGCCACCGCGGACCCGACGAGCAGCCAGGTCCTCGGGTCCTTCGACGGGACGGGCAACGCCGGCTACGTCGCGACCAGCACCAGCACCTTCGACGCCTACGGCCGGGTGGCCACCGTCACCGACCCCCTCAGCACCGACGCACAGCACCCCAAGGGCACCGCCACCACGACGACCACCTACACGGTGGCCGCGGCGGGCGAGCTGCCCACCAGCGTGACCTCCACCAGCCCGGCGCCGGGCAGCACCGGCACCTGGAAGACCGTCACCACGCTGGACCCGCGCCGCAACCTGCCGCTGAGCGTCACGGACCTCAACGGCAAGACCACCAACGAGGCCTACGACGCGCTCGGCCGACTGACCGCGGTCTGGCAGCCGGGACGCGCGACGACCGTCCCGGCCAACCTCACCTACGCGTACACGCTCGACCCCGATCGCAAGGTCCCGGCCTACGTCACCAGCAGCAGCCTGACCAGTGACACCACCCCGCCGACCTACCACCGCTCCATCGAGATCATGGACGGGCTCGGCCGCACCCGGCAGACCCAGGAGAACGCGGTCGGCACGGGCACCTACACCGGCCGGCTGATCTCCGACACCCTCTACGACTCGCACGGGCGCGCCTACAAGACCAACGCGCCCTGGTACAACTCCTCGGCGCCGTCCGGCACCCTGGTCGTCCCGGACACCACCCCCGACGCGGCCGACGCCGCCATCCCGTCGCAGACCGTGCTGGCCTTCGACGGCCGGGGACGGACGGTCACCTCGACCTTCCGGTCGATGGGCGCCGACCAGTGGTCGACCACCACCGCCTACCCGGGCGCGGACCGCGTCGACACCACCCCGCCCAAGGGCTCCGCACCGACCACCACCGTCACCGACGCGCGCGGCCGGACCGGCGAACTGTGGCAGTACGGCACCGCCACCCCGACCGGACAGGCCGCCGACGCCACCATCACCCGCTACACCTACACCGTCGACGGCAAGCCGCTGACCCGCAAGGACGCGGCGGGCAACACCTGGTCCTACGAGTACGACCAGCGCGGACGGCAGACCAAGGCGACCGACCCCGACAGCGGAGTCTCCCTCCAGACCTGGGACGACGCCGGGCACCTCACCTCGGCCACCGACGCCCGCAACACCACCCTGTCCTACACGTACGACCTGATCGGCCGGAAGACCGGCAGTTTCCAGGGCGGCACCGGTGCCGCCAACCAACTGGCGGCCTGGACCTTCGACACGGTCACCAACGGCAAGGGCAAGCCCGCCTCCTCTACCCGCTACACCAGCGGTGCCGGCGGCCCGGCGTACACCACGGCCGTCACCGGGTACGACGACGCCTACCGTGCCACCGGCACCACGATCACCATCCCCGGCACCGAGGTCGGCCAAGCCGCCGGAACGACGTTCACCTACACCACCTCCAGCACCTACGACCGGGTCACCGGCAACGTCCAGACCACCAAGCTGCCGGCCGTCGGCGATCTCCCGAGCGAGGAGCTCGGCTACTCCTACGGCATCGACGGGATCCTCCAGGGCTACGGCGGCCTGGTGACGTACGACCGGCAGACCCAGGTCGACGCCTTCGGGCGCCCGACCAGCACGGTCGTCAACCCCTACGGCACCCAGGTCGTCGCCAGGACCGTCTACGACCAGGCGACCGGTCAGACCCTCAGCCAGAGCGTCGACCGGCAGACCCAGGCCGCCGCCCCGACCCAGCTCACCGCGTACACCTACAACCCGGCCGGCCGGGTCACCTCGATCACCGACACCCCCGACAACGCGCCGGCGCTGGCGGACCGCCAGTGCTTCAGCTACGACGCGCTCGGCCGCCTGACCACCGCCTGGACCGACAAGGGCGGCATCACCACCCCGGCGGCCGGCGAGCACAAGGCGCTCTCGCAGGGCGCCTGCACCAACACCACCCCCACCAGCGGGGCGGTCGCCCCGGCGACCAACACCGTCGGCGGCGGCAACCCGTACTGGCAGGACTACACCTACGACGTCACCGGCAACCGGACCAGCCGGACCGACCACGCGGTCGGCAGCTCGGCGCCCGTGGTGCTGAACCCGTCGCAGATCACCCAGATCGCCGCGGCCAGCGACGCCGGCCAGAGCTGGGGCGTCGCCCTGGCCGACGGCAAGGTCTGGACCTCCCGTCAGAACGCGGACGGCACCTGGGGGCTGTACACCGACCTGATGGCCCAGGCCGGCCCGCTCAGCTCCGTCACCTCCGTCTCGGCGGCCGTCAGCAACGGCCAACTGCAGGTCATGGCGGTCGCCGGCGGCAAGCTCTGGCACACCCTCCGCAAGGCGGACGGCACCTGGCAGGCGTGGGGCGACGTGTCCAGCGTCGTCGGCGCCCTGGCCTCGCCGAGCCAGCTCGCGCTGACCGCGACCTCCTCCGGCCTGGAGGTGCTCACCTTCTCCGGCGGCAAGCTCTGGCACACCCTGCGCAGGGCCGACGGCACCTGGCAGACGCAGGGCTGGGGCGACGTGTTCAGCGTCGTCGGCACCCTCTCCAACCCGACCCAGATGGCCGCCGCGGCCACCGGCTCGGGCCTGGAGATCGGCGTCTCGGCGGGCGGAAAGCTCTGGCACACCGTCCGCAGGGCCGACGGCACCTGGCAGACGCAGGGCTGGGGCGACGTCTACAGCGTCACCGGTGCCCTGACCGGGGCCCAGACCGGCGCCGGACAGCTCGCGCTGGCCAACACCACCGCCGGCCTCCAGGTCGTCAACCTGGCCTCCGGCAAACCCTGGCACGTGATCCGCAACTCCGCCGGCCAGTGGACCACCTGGGCCGACGTCACCTCCACCGCCGGAGCCGTCCCCGCCCTCACCACCATCGGAGCGGTGGGCTACGGCACCGACCTCAAGCTCCTGGGCGCGGGCTCCGGAAAGATCGACTACAGCAAGCGCAACGACAGCTCCTCCACCTGGTCCCCCTGGACGCAGCTGCTCCAGACCGCGACCGCCAACACCACCACCACGTCCACCTACCCGGCCGCCGGAACGGCCAACACCCCCACCGGCGGCGGCGCCGGCACCGGCGGCGCGCACGCCCTGCTCGGTGCCTCCTCCACCGGCCCCAGCGGCGTCAGCTCCGCGAACCTGAAGTACGACGCCGCCGGCAACACCACCGAGATCGCCGACACCTCAGGCAAGACCACCTACACCTGGAACTCCGAAGGCAGACTCGCCAAGACCTCCCAGGCAGCCGGCGACACCACCTACCTCTACGACGCCGACGGCAACCAGCTCATCCGCCGCAACCCCGGCGGCAAGATCACCATCAGCCTCGGCGCCGACGAGGCCACCTACGACCTCACCACCAAGACGCTCTCCGGCACCCGCTACTACCCGATGCCCAACGGCATCACCGCCGTCCGCACCGGCTCCGCTCCCACTCTCAGCTTCCAGATCTCCGACCACCACGGCACCGGAACGCTCGCCGTCGACTCCGCCACCCTCCAGGTGGCACGCCGACCCAGCGACCCGTTCGGCAACCCCCGCGGCACCCAGCCCACCACCTGGGCCGGCGACCACGGCTTCGTCGGCGGCACCAAGGACGACACCACCGGACTCACCAACCTCGGAGCCCGCGAGTACCAACCCCTCCTCGGGCGGTTCCTCAGCCCCGATCCGCTGCTCGGCCCCGCCGACCCCCAGCAGTGGAACGGCTACGCCTACAGCAACAACGACCCCGTCAGCAGCAGCGACCCGACCGGCCTGTTCCACGCCGCCCTGACCGACGGCGGTGGCAGCGGCGACGTCGTGACCGACGACAGCACCCCGGACACCTCCTCCTCGCCTGTTGCCGCACAGAGCGACAACAGCAACAAAACGAAGGTCAAGAAGAAGAGCTTCTGGGGCAAGGTCGCCGACTGGGGGTACCACCACGGCGGCGAAGTCCTGGGGGCCGCCCTGGAGACTGTCACCTACGCAGGCTGCTGGGTCGGCGCCACCGCCGGCGCCCCCGAGACCGGAGGCACCAGCCTCCTCGCGGCAGCAGCTGGCTGCGGAGCCGCCTCCGCCGCGATCGGTGCCTGGACCACCAACATCCTCACTCCGGGAGCGGACCACTCACTCGGCGGCGTCGCCACCGACATGGCCGTGGCCGCGTCCGTCGGAGCACTGTTCTCGGCCGGCTCGCACGCGGCGGGCGAACTGATAGCACCGCTGGTCCGCAAAGTCATCGGCGGAGCAGCCGACGAGGCGACGGCACTGGGCCGAGCCGGGGCCGAGCCGGAGCCGTCCGGAGGCTGCCCCAACAGCTTCCCCGCAGGCACGCCGGTCCTGCTCGCCGACGGCACCGCCAAGCCCATCGACCAACTCGCCCAGGGCGACCAGGTCACGGCGACCGACCCCGAGACCGACACCACGTCCGCGGAAACCGTCACCAACACCTTCACCACCCCGGACGACCAGGAATTCACCACCCTCACCCTGACCACCGGCGAGGGCCCCGCCCCTCTCCACACGCTCACCTCGACTCAGCACCACCCCTTCTGGGACGTCACCACCGGCCAGTGGACGGACGCCGCCGAGCTCAAGGCCAGCGACAAGGTACGCACGGACACCGGAAGCACCGTGACGGTCCTGAAGGTGACCAACTACCTCACGGCCCCGACGACCGCCTACAACCTCACCGTCGCCGACCTCCACACGTACTATGTACTCGCGGGCACGACGCCGGTATTGGTGCATAACACCAGTCCTGTTGGGCCTGGATGTGCTACGGGTAAGGCTCCGCGTACGCCTGATGGCAAATTCTCGAAGCGAAATGGGGAACCGGGAACCGATGGTTCTCTCGATGAGAGAACAGTCTTGGATCAGCTTGAACTGGATGGCGCTCCAGTAATTCGAGGCCAGGTTTATGCAAGGGTTCCAGGATTCCCTCTGCGCAAGTATGACGGTGCTGTTCAGATCGATGGGCGCTGGCTTGGTGTGGAGACAAAGGGGGGAACTTCACCCTTGACTCCGCCGCAGA